Proteins co-encoded in one Deltaproteobacteria bacterium genomic window:
- a CDS encoding thioredoxin domain-containing protein: protein MRKWGASIVVAAALFGVLCSAIALKHYVGIAQGGLSEPSFCNISEAFNCDAVAASSYATLGGLPVAGLGLIFFAAQALFGLWVLFQGEAAHATAGFGLWLAALGLIPSAYLLYVMTVVLGTYCLTCLGMDAATLLMLFGWACYGRAGLAALKDRSAWVRHGSTLGVLFFVGILFLVNLRSATGGGQVKPEVLREALRAFQRQPQVQLAINPQEHPVWGAPDAKVTIVEFSDFECPHCQKAAFFIRPSLAEFRRHVRFVFVNNPLDQSCNDDIKHPAHQFACLAARAALCAGDVGRFWEYHDAVFKIQTKLSRERLIGLAKTHGIEESAFVACLDAPETDQRVRRDLEIGRSVKISGTPTVYVNGRLLRIWQNAEFLRAVLNAELSR, encoded by the coding sequence ATGCGCAAATGGGGAGCGAGTATTGTGGTGGCGGCGGCGCTGTTCGGAGTGCTCTGCAGTGCCATCGCGTTGAAACATTACGTCGGCATCGCACAAGGCGGATTAAGCGAGCCCTCGTTCTGCAACATCAGCGAGGCGTTCAATTGCGACGCCGTCGCCGCGAGCAGTTATGCTACGCTGGGCGGCCTTCCGGTCGCGGGACTCGGCCTCATCTTCTTCGCGGCGCAGGCCCTGTTCGGGCTCTGGGTCCTGTTTCAAGGCGAAGCGGCGCATGCCACGGCCGGCTTCGGCCTTTGGTTGGCAGCGTTGGGGCTCATCCCCAGTGCGTATCTCCTCTATGTCATGACCGTCGTGTTGGGAACGTACTGTCTCACTTGTCTCGGCATGGACGCCGCAACACTGCTGATGCTGTTCGGCTGGGCATGTTATGGGCGCGCCGGCTTGGCTGCCTTGAAAGATCGCAGCGCTTGGGTGCGGCACGGTTCCACGTTAGGCGTGCTGTTTTTCGTCGGGATCTTGTTCCTCGTCAACCTGCGCAGCGCGACGGGCGGCGGCCAAGTGAAGCCGGAAGTGTTGCGCGAGGCGCTGCGGGCCTTTCAACGTCAGCCGCAAGTACAACTGGCGATCAATCCGCAAGAACATCCGGTATGGGGCGCGCCGGACGCCAAGGTCACGATCGTGGAATTCAGCGACTTCGAATGTCCGCATTGTCAAAAGGCGGCGTTCTTTATTCGCCCATCGTTGGCGGAATTCCGGCGCCACGTGCGTTTCGTGTTCGTCAATAATCCGCTCGATCAGTCGTGCAATGACGACATCAAGCACCCGGCCCACCAATTCGCGTGCCTCGCCGCGCGCGCGGCGCTCTGCGCCGGAGACGTGGGTCGGTTTTGGGAATATCACGACGCCGTATTCAAGATCCAAACGAAGCTGTCACGCGAGCGCTTGATCGGCCTCGCGAAGACGCACGGGATCGAAGAGTCCGCATTTGTCGCCTGTCTCGATGCGCCGGAAACTGACCAACGGGTGCGCCGCGATCTGGAAATCGGTCGTAGTGTGAAAATCAGCGGTACGCCGACCGTCTATGTGAATGGGCGGCTCCTCCGCATTTGGCAAAACGCCGAATTCCTCCGCGCCGTCCTCAACGCCGAGTTGTCTCGATGA
- a CDS encoding deoxyribonuclease IV, whose protein sequence is MVRPRSRKSPTRSRTAAAAPALPDWGERLVGVHCSTAGGLATGIERGAQLGCTAIQIFSKNNNRWLATPIHDDEVEAFQTARANASIKLIFAHAGYLINLASAERDITEQSMESLRCELNRAYALGLAFVVLHPGAHKGDGELAGIRRIADRLNILIEESGFSPVRIVLEGTAGQGTSIGHRFEHLRDILGRIHDQHRVGVCLDTAHLFAAGYDFRTPKTYATLWDEFDRIVGRRQLCALHLNDSKVGLGSHVDRHEHLGRGKIGPNGFRLLLRDATLARLPMVCETPKGVTDALDRKNLAMIQQWIGTTK, encoded by the coding sequence ATGGTGCGACCTCGATCTCGAAAATCTCCCACACGGTCACGCACGGCGGCAGCGGCGCCGGCATTACCGGATTGGGGCGAGCGGTTGGTCGGCGTGCACTGCTCGACGGCCGGGGGACTCGCGACGGGAATTGAACGCGGCGCTCAGCTTGGCTGTACAGCCATCCAAATTTTTTCCAAAAATAATAACCGCTGGCTCGCGACGCCGATTCACGACGACGAAGTCGAGGCGTTTCAAACTGCGCGCGCGAACGCGAGCATCAAATTGATCTTCGCGCATGCCGGCTATCTGATCAATCTCGCCTCAGCGGAACGCGACATTACGGAGCAATCGATGGAATCGCTGCGCTGCGAATTGAATCGCGCGTATGCGTTAGGGCTCGCGTTTGTCGTGCTGCATCCCGGCGCCCACAAAGGAGACGGCGAATTAGCCGGCATTCGGCGCATTGCGGACCGCTTAAACATCCTGATCGAGGAATCGGGTTTCAGCCCAGTCCGGATCGTGCTCGAAGGCACGGCCGGACAAGGGACTTCGATCGGGCATCGGTTCGAACATCTGCGCGACATCCTCGGCCGCATCCATGACCAACACCGAGTCGGCGTCTGTCTCGACACGGCGCACTTGTTCGCGGCCGGCTACGACTTTCGCACTCCGAAAACGTACGCCACGCTGTGGGACGAATTCGATCGCATCGTCGGACGGCGTCAACTCTGCGCACTGCATCTGAACGATTCAAAAGTCGGACTGGGAAGCCACGTCGATCGACACGAACATCTCGGTCGCGGAAAAATCGGTCCGAACGGGTTTCGCTTATTACTTCGCGACGCCACACTTGCCCGACTGCCGATGGTGTGCGAGACCCCGAAGGGCGTCACAGATGCATTGGATCGGAAAAATTTGGCGATGATTCAACAGTGGATTGGGACAACAAAATAA
- a CDS encoding MFS transporter: MNQFLLLRSTRFWPLFGTQFFGALNDNLFKNALMILIVFHSAETSEAQRTSLVALCQGLFILPFFLFSALAGQLADRCEKSRLVRFVKLAEIAIMGLALIAFHYHSLAGLLVVLTLMGLHSTVFGPIKFSLLPQHLHADELIGGNGMIEMGTFLAILLGTILGGVLMALPNGAHIVPLTAIGVAMLGWGFSRGIPTAPPLDHTTVATWNPLRLTYALVRDARRHRTIFLSILGISWFWFFGAMLLTLLPSFGKDVLGSRESVVTLCLVMFCVGIGIGSLGCERLSGKRVELGLVPFGSIGMTLFTLDLAWASPQFHGNASGPLGVAAFLHSVGSWRILIDLVGISIFSGFFVVPLQALIQQRSAPERRSRIIAANNIINAVFVVSSALLTMLLTQLHCSIPQMFLVLAILNAAVASYIYGIIPEFLYRFMIWILMHSLYRLEVEGAERIPEHGPVVLVCNHVSFVDGLIVAAACRRPARFIMDHYIAAHPIISYFAKRGRAIPIASKRENPDVLGSAYDAIAQALQEGDVVCIFPEGKLTHDGAMNPFKPGIERIIERTPAPVIPMALQGLWGSAFSRMPGRTVWRFLQRLRSHIRLVIAEPLPPTQVRAADLQERVAALRGTHL; encoded by the coding sequence ATGAATCAATTCCTGTTGCTGCGCAGCACGCGCTTTTGGCCGTTGTTCGGGACGCAATTTTTTGGCGCACTCAACGACAACTTATTCAAGAACGCGCTGATGATCCTGATCGTCTTCCACAGCGCGGAGACGAGCGAGGCGCAACGCACGTCGCTGGTGGCCCTCTGCCAAGGGTTGTTCATTCTGCCGTTCTTCCTTTTTTCCGCGCTGGCCGGGCAATTGGCGGATCGCTGCGAAAAATCGCGCTTGGTGCGTTTCGTCAAGCTGGCAGAAATCGCCATTATGGGACTCGCGCTCATCGCCTTTCACTACCACAGCCTGGCGGGATTGTTGGTCGTACTCACATTGATGGGGCTCCACTCCACGGTCTTCGGCCCGATCAAGTTCAGTTTACTGCCGCAACACCTGCATGCGGACGAATTGATCGGCGGGAACGGTATGATCGAAATGGGGACGTTCCTCGCGATCTTGCTCGGCACGATCTTGGGCGGCGTCCTGATGGCGCTGCCGAACGGCGCGCATATTGTCCCGCTCACGGCCATCGGCGTCGCCATGCTCGGTTGGGGATTTTCCCGCGGCATCCCAACCGCCCCGCCACTCGATCACACGACCGTCGCTACGTGGAATCCGCTGCGCCTGACGTATGCCTTGGTCCGCGACGCGCGCCGCCATCGCACGATCTTTCTCTCCATTCTCGGTATCTCGTGGTTCTGGTTCTTCGGCGCGATGTTGCTCACGCTGCTGCCGAGTTTCGGTAAAGACGTCTTGGGCAGTCGCGAGTCGGTGGTCACGCTGTGTCTCGTGATGTTTTGTGTCGGGATCGGGATCGGATCACTCGGCTGCGAACGGCTCTCGGGCAAGCGCGTGGAATTGGGCTTAGTGCCGTTCGGTTCGATCGGCATGACACTCTTCACACTCGATCTCGCGTGGGCCAGTCCGCAGTTTCACGGCAATGCGTCCGGACCATTGGGCGTCGCCGCATTTCTGCACAGTGTCGGGAGTTGGCGAATTCTCATCGACCTCGTCGGCATCAGCATCTTCTCCGGATTCTTCGTCGTGCCACTGCAAGCGTTGATTCAACAACGGTCCGCACCGGAGCGGCGCTCGCGGATTATCGCTGCGAATAACATCATTAACGCCGTGTTCGTCGTCAGCTCCGCGCTGCTGACGATGCTCCTCACACAACTCCATTGCTCCATTCCCCAGATGTTCCTCGTGCTCGCAATCTTGAACGCCGCCGTCGCGAGTTACATTTACGGGATCATCCCGGAATTCCTCTACCGCTTCATGATCTGGATCCTGATGCACTCCCTCTATCGGCTCGAGGTCGAAGGCGCGGAGCGGATCCCGGAACACGGGCCGGTGGTGTTGGTCTGCAACCACGTCAGCTTCGTCGACGGCCTGATCGTCGCCGCGGCATGCCGTCGCCCTGCCCGATTTATCATGGATCATTACATCGCCGCGCATCCGATCATCAGCTACTTCGCCAAACGCGGCCGCGCGATCCCGATCGCGTCGAAGCGGGAAAATCCGGATGTGTTGGGATCCGCATACGACGCGATCGCGCAGGCGCTGCAGGAAGGCGACGTCGTCTGCATTTTCCCCGAAGGGAAACTGACGCACGACGGCGCGATGAATCCGTTCAAACCGGGGATTGAGCGAATCATCGAACGCACACCGGCGCCGGTCATTCCGATGGCGCTGCAAGGGTTGTGGGGCAGCGCGTTCAGCCGGATGCCGGGCCGCACCGTATGGCGATTTCTACAACGACTGCGTTCCCACATTCGGCTGGTAATCGCCGAGCCGCTTCCGCCGACGCAAGTTCGCGCCGCAGACTTACAAGAACGCGTCGCGGCGTTGCGCGGAACACATTTGTGA
- a CDS encoding hydroxyacid dehydrogenase produces MNVLICDGLDKEAIEQLQAAGHAVTVHRGIPKETLMELMPTCEAVVVRSATKITKDVIERGARLKLIVRAGVGIDNVDAATAEARGIAVRNTPAATSISVAEHTMALMLALARHVTRANASVKSGEWNRKAFEGTELYGKTLGVMGLGRIGAEVSKRARAFHMNVVAFDHIINMEVVNALDIEALELDALLQRSDYVTLHLPLVPETRHLINRERLALMKRGAYLINTARGELIDEAAVAEAVRSGQLAGAAVDVYCGEPPAQDHPLVGLPQVITVPHLGGSTGEGQRRAGLEVARIICEFR; encoded by the coding sequence ATGAATGTGCTGATCTGTGATGGATTGGATAAAGAAGCCATTGAGCAACTACAAGCCGCCGGACATGCCGTGACGGTGCATCGCGGTATCCCCAAAGAGACGCTGATGGAATTAATGCCGACGTGCGAGGCGGTCGTGGTGCGGAGCGCGACGAAAATCACCAAGGACGTAATCGAGCGTGGGGCACGACTGAAACTGATCGTCCGGGCCGGCGTCGGAATCGACAACGTCGATGCCGCCACCGCCGAGGCACGCGGGATCGCAGTGCGCAACACGCCGGCCGCCACGTCGATCAGCGTCGCGGAGCACACCATGGCGCTGATGTTGGCGTTGGCCCGACACGTCACGCGCGCGAACGCGTCGGTCAAGAGCGGCGAGTGGAATCGGAAGGCCTTCGAAGGGACGGAGCTGTACGGTAAGACGCTCGGCGTGATGGGACTCGGCCGGATCGGCGCCGAAGTCAGCAAGCGGGCACGCGCGTTTCATATGAACGTCGTTGCGTTCGATCACATCATTAATATGGAAGTCGTCAACGCACTCGATATCGAGGCGCTGGAACTCGACGCGCTGCTGCAGCGTTCCGACTACGTCACCTTACATTTGCCACTGGTCCCCGAAACACGCCACTTGATCAACCGGGAACGGCTGGCGCTGATGAAACGCGGGGCGTATTTAATCAACACCGCGCGCGGCGAACTGATCGACGAGGCCGCCGTGGCCGAAGCGGTGCGGTCCGGCCAATTAGCCGGGGCCGCGGTCGATGTGTATTGCGGCGAGCCGCCCGCGCAGGACCATCCGCTCGTGGGCCTGCCGCAAGTCATTACGGTCCCGCACCTCGGCGGTTCCACCGGCGAAGGCCAACGCCGCGCAGGTCTCGAAGTGGCGCGGATCATTTGTGAGTTTCGATAG
- a CDS encoding MMPL family transporter has translation MATFWERYSRVAWKYAWGFVILGMTCAVLTTLAVRRLGIDSDFKRMLPRSYPSVQELEEIEQRFRSTANLLLLIGGGNMADGAAGPDWPTMRRFIDDFAAAAPERLRELVDRVEYNTKPIDDFTEKYRYLYIDLPDLHEIEKRLDRQIRYEKLKKNPFFVDIDDPPNFDITDIEGKYRHTSKEPGKNRDGYFTNAEATLAIVVLKPKAGSLNVADAKRLIAAARALVDKLHPEQYGVGLRIGFGGRYPKMITEYETIVGDAQHTLLLCALLVGSTVLLYFRKFRMCFLMIGAAGLGTLAALTFARYTIGYLTSQTAFLGSIILGNGINYGLILMARYLEERRERAHPPIGAMAIAMHQTWRGTFASCATTVFSFLALAVAQVRGFNQFGVIGSIGMVGCWLATYGLLPGWIHCTERMWPLRFRANARTPFALFMNPLARLATQRWRPVLISAACLAATSLVVAGWYIPDSLEYDFNKLRFKPQEQQESWEKWAQSHADDVFGESASPAVILADDLADVQPICDAIHAKAANLYTEAGHRIFDQCKTLFSFIPEQQEDKLAALQRIRKLLTGNTLKFLTDAQREKVDEFERTVDLQPVKIKDLPVTVIEKFRELDGRTGLVIYVYPTSSANLWDGRELVKFAGLLSRIELASGKIIYASGEAVIFSDLLNVVTREGPRVSLLALALVVFVVWLTFRDRFAVTKVLASLCLGIIWLIACLPLFRVKLNFLNFVALPIAFGIGVDYAVNIFQRYRQDGPGSMRTAVQQVGGAVCLCSLTTILGYGVLMISRNGALQTFGLTGLLAEITCLLTAVVVLPAYVTWIELEQKVMGNSNHIPSASSLARP, from the coding sequence ATGGCCACGTTTTGGGAACGATACAGTCGGGTCGCGTGGAAGTATGCGTGGGGATTTGTCATCCTCGGGATGACATGCGCCGTGCTCACGACGTTGGCAGTGCGCCGTTTGGGGATCGACAGCGACTTCAAGCGCATGTTGCCGCGTAGCTATCCGAGCGTGCAGGAGTTGGAAGAAATCGAACAGCGCTTCCGTTCCACCGCCAACTTGCTGTTACTGATTGGCGGCGGCAACATGGCGGATGGCGCGGCCGGGCCCGATTGGCCGACGATGCGGCGCTTCATCGACGATTTCGCCGCTGCGGCACCGGAGCGGCTCCGGGAGTTGGTGGACCGCGTCGAATACAACACCAAGCCGATCGATGACTTCACGGAAAAATATCGCTACCTCTATATCGATCTCCCTGATTTGCATGAGATCGAAAAACGGCTTGATCGCCAAATTCGTTACGAAAAACTGAAAAAGAATCCATTCTTCGTCGACATCGACGATCCGCCGAACTTCGACATTACCGATATCGAAGGGAAGTATCGCCACACCTCCAAAGAGCCGGGGAAAAACCGAGACGGCTATTTCACCAATGCCGAAGCGACGCTGGCGATCGTGGTGTTGAAACCGAAGGCGGGTTCGCTGAACGTCGCAGACGCGAAGCGGCTGATCGCTGCCGCGCGTGCATTAGTCGATAAACTCCATCCCGAACAATATGGCGTTGGGCTGCGGATCGGATTCGGCGGGCGTTATCCGAAAATGATCACCGAGTACGAGACGATCGTCGGCGATGCACAACACACGCTGCTGCTGTGCGCGTTGCTGGTCGGGAGCACCGTATTGCTCTATTTTCGCAAATTCCGAATGTGTTTCCTGATGATCGGCGCGGCGGGACTCGGCACGTTGGCTGCGCTGACGTTTGCGCGCTACACGATCGGCTATCTCACCTCGCAAACGGCCTTCCTCGGTTCGATTATCTTGGGCAACGGGATCAACTACGGCCTGATCCTGATGGCGCGGTATCTGGAAGAACGACGGGAGCGCGCGCATCCGCCCATCGGCGCGATGGCGATCGCGATGCATCAGACCTGGCGCGGCACGTTCGCGTCGTGTGCCACGACGGTCTTTTCGTTCTTGGCGCTCGCGGTCGCGCAGGTGCGCGGCTTCAATCAGTTTGGCGTGATCGGCAGCATCGGCATGGTCGGTTGCTGGCTGGCCACGTATGGATTGCTCCCCGGCTGGATCCACTGCACCGAACGGATGTGGCCGCTCCGCTTCCGCGCGAACGCGCGCACGCCGTTCGCATTGTTCATGAATCCGTTGGCACGTCTCGCCACGCAGCGCTGGCGTCCGGTCTTGATCAGCGCGGCGTGCCTCGCGGCCACGTCGCTGGTCGTCGCGGGCTGGTATATTCCCGATTCGCTGGAGTACGATTTCAATAAGCTGCGATTCAAACCGCAGGAACAGCAGGAGTCGTGGGAGAAATGGGCGCAGAGCCACGCCGACGACGTCTTCGGCGAATCGGCCTCGCCGGCCGTGATCTTGGCCGACGACCTCGCCGACGTACAGCCGATTTGCGACGCCATTCACGCCAAGGCCGCGAATCTGTACACCGAGGCGGGACACCGGATTTTCGATCAATGCAAGACGCTGTTTTCGTTCATCCCCGAACAACAGGAAGACAAGCTGGCCGCCTTGCAACGCATCCGGAAACTCCTGACCGGCAACACGTTGAAGTTTCTGACCGATGCGCAGCGGGAAAAAGTCGATGAATTCGAGCGGACTGTCGACTTGCAGCCGGTCAAGATCAAGGATTTGCCGGTGACGGTCATCGAAAAATTCCGCGAATTGGATGGGCGAACGGGGCTCGTCATTTACGTGTATCCGACCTCTTCTGCCAATTTGTGGGACGGTCGGGAGCTGGTTAAATTCGCCGGACTGCTCAGTCGGATTGAACTCGCGTCTGGTAAGATCATTTATGCCTCGGGCGAGGCGGTGATCTTTTCCGACCTGCTGAACGTCGTCACGCGCGAGGGGCCGCGGGTCTCGCTGTTGGCGCTGGCGTTAGTCGTCTTCGTCGTCTGGCTGACGTTCCGCGATCGGTTCGCGGTCACGAAGGTGCTCGCGAGTCTTTGTCTCGGGATCATTTGGCTGATCGCGTGTCTGCCGCTGTTCCGCGTCAAACTCAACTTTTTGAATTTCGTCGCACTGCCGATCGCATTCGGAATCGGCGTCGATTACGCCGTCAACATCTTCCAACGGTATCGGCAAGACGGCCCCGGCTCCATGCGCACGGCCGTGCAACAAGTCGGCGGTGCGGTCTGCCTCTGTTCCCTTACGACGATTCTCGGCTACGGCGTATTGATGATCTCGCGCAACGGCGCGCTCCAGACCTTCGGACTGACGGGCTTGCTCGCAGAGATCACCTGTCTGCTCACAGCCGTGGTCGTGCTACCGGCGTATGTGACGTGGATTGAATTGGAACAAAAAGTTATGGGGAACTCGAATCACATTCCATCTGCGTCATCGCTCGCGAGACCGTGA
- a CDS encoding alanine--glyoxylate aminotransferase family protein, with protein sequence MRKEYLLSPGPTPIPPDVAAAATIPIIHHRTPRFEGWMKEVSAGLQYLFCTKNDVITLSATGTGAMEAAVANLLSPGDTVICAIGGKFGDRWVELCRAYQAEPVIIQAPYGTAPKPEAVREALRNHPNAKAVFTQLCETSTGCRYDVKAIGEIVAETPAVFVVDGISGLLAEKCATDAWMVDVLVSGSQKGFMLPPGLAFISMSTKAWAAAETAKSPRYYFDLRAYKKGLATGAHPYTPAVGLITQLQVAIQQLRTITIEGLWARHAWLGNACRAGVKALNLEFFAETPANVLTAVKAPAGIPGEKIVGMLRDRFGVTIAGAQGAEMKGKIFRIAHLGYMDRFDMVVAMSALELTLQQLGYPVTLGTGVAATEALLVEEAKV encoded by the coding sequence ATGCGTAAAGAGTATCTCCTCTCGCCCGGTCCAACGCCGATCCCGCCGGACGTCGCGGCGGCAGCGACCATCCCGATCATTCACCATCGCACCCCCCGCTTCGAAGGCTGGATGAAAGAAGTCTCGGCCGGATTGCAATATCTCTTCTGCACTAAGAACGACGTGATTACACTCTCTGCGACCGGCACCGGCGCGATGGAAGCCGCGGTTGCGAATTTGCTCTCGCCCGGGGATACCGTGATCTGCGCCATTGGCGGTAAATTCGGCGACCGCTGGGTGGAGTTGTGTCGCGCGTATCAGGCCGAACCCGTCATTATTCAAGCACCATACGGCACGGCACCAAAACCGGAGGCGGTGCGCGAGGCGCTGCGCAATCATCCAAACGCGAAGGCCGTGTTTACGCAACTCTGCGAGACCTCGACCGGTTGTCGCTACGACGTGAAGGCGATCGGCGAGATCGTCGCCGAGACGCCGGCGGTATTTGTCGTGGATGGGATCTCCGGATTGTTGGCGGAAAAATGCGCCACCGATGCCTGGATGGTCGACGTGCTCGTTTCCGGATCGCAAAAGGGCTTCATGCTACCGCCGGGACTCGCGTTCATCAGCATGAGCACGAAGGCGTGGGCCGCCGCCGAAACAGCGAAGAGCCCACGCTACTACTTCGATTTGCGCGCCTACAAAAAAGGCCTCGCGACCGGCGCGCATCCGTATACGCCGGCCGTCGGGCTGATCACGCAGCTCCAAGTCGCGATCCAACAATTGCGCACCATCACGATTGAAGGCCTGTGGGCACGACATGCCTGGCTCGGCAACGCGTGCCGCGCGGGCGTGAAGGCATTGAATCTCGAATTCTTTGCCGAGACACCGGCGAATGTGCTGACCGCAGTGAAGGCGCCGGCGGGGATTCCGGGAGAAAAGATCGTCGGAATGCTGCGCGATCGTTTCGGCGTAACGATTGCCGGGGCCCAAGGGGCGGAGATGAAAGGCAAAATTTTCCGAATCGCGCATCTCGGCTATATGGACCGCTTCGATATGGTCGTCGCGATGAGTGCATTGGAACTGACGCTGCAACAGTTGGGATACCCCGTCACGTTAGGCACCGGCGTCGCCGCAACGGAGGCGTTATTGGTAGAGGAGGCGAAGGTATGA
- a CDS encoding GTPase codes for MARTRVLIMGAAGRDFHNFNVCFRADASHEVVAFTATQIPNIEGRCYPAELAGPLYPRGIPIYPETELETLIRRERIDQVIFAYSDVSHEYVLQRGCAVLAAGADYRLLAPHHTWIPLQKPVIAVTAVRTGCGKSQTSRKVVQLLRNAGKRVVAVRHPMPYGDLTQQICQRFASYADLEQHHCTIEEREEYEPYLDAGLVVYAGIDYEQIARAAEAEADVVVWDGGNNDAPFFKPDLHVTVLDPLRAGHERTFYPGEVNFLLGHVLVVNKYQQANPTQLEALTANIGVCNPTAQVIHAASTLLVERSDAITGKRVLVIEDGPTVTHGGMGYGAGYVAAQQCGAAEVVDPRPQAIGSIGAAFRKYAHLAKVLPALGYFPEQLRELETTINNTPCDLVISATPIDLGRLVTINKPIHRVRYELDEIGKPDLADVLRPYC; via the coding sequence ATGGCACGGACACGAGTACTCATCATGGGCGCGGCGGGGCGCGACTTTCATAACTTCAACGTCTGCTTCCGCGCCGATGCCTCGCACGAAGTCGTCGCGTTCACTGCCACGCAGATCCCAAACATCGAAGGCCGTTGCTATCCTGCGGAATTGGCAGGTCCGCTGTATCCGCGCGGCATACCAATCTATCCCGAAACGGAATTGGAAACCCTGATCCGTCGCGAACGGATCGACCAAGTCATCTTCGCGTACAGCGACGTCTCTCACGAATATGTCCTGCAGCGCGGCTGCGCGGTCCTGGCCGCTGGAGCCGATTACCGATTGCTGGCGCCGCACCACACCTGGATCCCGTTGCAAAAACCGGTGATCGCCGTCACGGCCGTGCGTACCGGTTGTGGCAAGAGTCAGACCTCGCGCAAAGTCGTACAGCTGTTGCGCAACGCCGGCAAGCGGGTCGTCGCAGTCCGCCACCCAATGCCGTACGGCGACCTCACCCAACAAATTTGCCAACGCTTCGCCTCGTATGCCGATCTCGAGCAGCACCATTGCACCATCGAAGAGCGGGAAGAGTACGAACCGTATCTGGATGCCGGACTCGTCGTGTATGCCGGGATCGATTACGAACAAATCGCCCGCGCGGCGGAGGCCGAGGCCGATGTCGTGGTCTGGGACGGTGGCAACAACGATGCCCCGTTTTTCAAACCGGATCTCCACGTCACCGTCCTCGATCCACTGCGCGCCGGACACGAACGCACGTTTTATCCGGGCGAAGTGAATTTCTTGTTGGGACATGTCTTGGTCGTAAATAAATATCAGCAGGCCAATCCGACGCAGCTCGAAGCGCTCACTGCTAATATCGGCGTCTGCAATCCCACGGCACAAGTCATCCACGCCGCGTCGACGCTGCTGGTCGAGCGGAGCGATGCGATTACTGGAAAACGTGTCCTCGTTATCGAAGACGGTCCGACCGTTACGCACGGCGGCATGGGATACGGCGCCGGCTACGTGGCCGCGCAGCAGTGCGGTGCGGCCGAAGTCGTCGATCCGCGGCCTCAAGCGATCGGCTCCATCGGCGCCGCGTTTCGCAAATATGCGCATTTGGCGAAAGTGCTCCCGGCGCTCGGCTATTTTCCGGAACAGTTGCGCGAATTAGAGACCACGATCAACAATACTCCGTGTGACTTAGTCATCAGTGCCACGCCGATCGATCTCGGTCGACTGGTCACGATCAACAAGCCGATCCATCGCGTTCGCTACGAACTCGACGAGATCGGCAAGCCCGATTTGGCCGATGTCCTGCGCCCCTATTGCTGA
- a CDS encoding type II toxin-antitoxin system RelE/ParE family toxin produces the protein MTRPGSSAYQLEYVDSVVEEDIPNLPKTMRGVIKRALEERLAVDPIGLGKPLRYSLKGHRRLRVGDYRIVYRVDSKRPAVTVVAIKHRKDIYEK, from the coding sequence ATGACAAGGCCTGGAAGTAGCGCCTATCAGCTTGAATATGTAGATTCGGTAGTCGAGGAGGATATCCCAAACCTTCCGAAGACCATGCGGGGTGTCATTAAACGGGCACTCGAAGAGCGGCTGGCGGTTGACCCCATCGGCCTCGGAAAACCCCTCCGGTACAGTTTGAAAGGCCATCGGCGATTGCGTGTCGGCGACTACAGAATCGTTTACCGAGTCGATTCCAAAAGGCCGGCTGTCACTGTCGTTGCCATCAAACATCGCAAAGATATTTATGAGAAATGA
- a CDS encoding A/G-specific adenine glycosylase, protein MSCAPIADALKRRFRTRLLRWFAQHGRALPWRETRDPYKILVSEVMLQQTQVDRVREFYPRFLKKYPSVESLARARPLAVREAWDGLGYYARARNLHAASRAVVKNHDGRFPRDATALQQLPGIGRYTAGAVASFAHAQRAPIVDTNVARVLARVFGLGADVKRSAVQKQLWHLAETLLPRKPESIWAFNQGIMDLGATVCTARKPQCPACPLRGLCLSAKMF, encoded by the coding sequence ATGTCCTGCGCCCCTATTGCTGATGCGCTCAAACGCCGTTTCCGCACGCGCTTGTTGCGCTGGTTTGCGCAGCATGGGCGCGCGCTTCCATGGCGCGAGACGCGCGACCCGTACAAAATCCTCGTTTCGGAAGTCATGCTCCAACAGACGCAAGTCGACCGCGTGCGCGAGTTCTATCCGCGCTTCCTGAAAAAATACCCGTCGGTTGAATCGTTGGCGCGTGCGCGTCCGCTCGCGGTTCGCGAGGCGTGGGACGGACTTGGTTACTACGCGCGCGCGCGCAATCTGCACGCCGCGAGTCGGGCAGTCGTGAAAAATCACGACGGTCGGTTTCCGCGCGACGCGACGGCATTGCAACAATTGCCCGGCATCGGTCGCTACACCGCCGGCGCCGTCGCGAGCTTCGCCCACGCCCAACGCGCGCCGATCGTCGACACCAACGTCGCGCGCGTGCTCGCGCGTGTCTTTGGCCTCGGCGCGGACGTCAAACGAAGCGCAGTGCAAAAACAACTGTGGCACTTGGCCGAGACGTTGCTGCCCCGCAAGCCGGAGTCGATTTGGGCCTTCAATCAAGGGATCATGGACCTCGGCGCCACCGTCTGCACCGCCCGCAAACCGCAATGCCCCGCGTGTCCGTTGCGTGGATTGTGTCTTTCCGCAAAAATGTTTTGA